The Raphanus sativus cultivar WK10039 chromosome 6, ASM80110v3, whole genome shotgun sequence sequence CAACAATCCCTCGACGGTTAACTTGAACCAACAACAGACCGTTGCGCGTTTAAGGCTCAAAGAAGAGCAAATCACTTGAGAAAAGAAGAAtacttttattttggttaatgAACTTGTTTCACATTACCACATGTTTCAacaaaagaaactttcataATAGGTTACATTTTGTGAAGTAAGTTTCTTCTTGTTATAACTATGTTTGTAAGTTCATGGAAGATGAATAAatctttaccaaaaaaattcaaTCACCACACGTTTACATCATTCACACACGTTATTACAAAAAGCTTGGAACATGtcaaaagaaaacacaaaggcAAAGCCACTGTCCGATTCAGTCAAAACACTTAAAAACAAGACTGACCATTAACTCTTTCATCATCAAATATCATCATCCGTTGTAAGCTACAGACACCACGTGAGGAACTTTACAATCATCAAAGGGCAAACTCACATACTCTCTCGCAAACTCCTCAGCTATCTCCCAAGCAAGCTCGCCCTGAACAGCTTTACAGTACATATACATCACGGTGGTCCCCGCAAGATTGTACAACATCAAACCCGTTAGCAACGCAGACGTGATCACGATCTGGACCACGAAGAAGAAAACGTTAGTCCACAGTTTCCCGCCATTTCCAATTTCGGAAGCTGCTACGACGGTGCTGATCCAGACCATACTCGACTGGGCTATACTGAAGACAACGATCATGGAAAGAGAAACGCTTTCCATGCCTTTGACCAAGCATCTGCTTCTCTTCAACGGCGTCAACCCATAAGACGATTCAACAACAACGACGACCCACGCGAGGATCCAATTCACGTAGAGCTTGGTCACGATGGCGACGAAGATGAGTATTACAACGGCGGAGAGAGCTTGGAAGTAATCGTAATCGACTTCAAGACTCGGGACGATGAGCTCGATGATGACGCGAGTCAACGAGAAGGCTGCGAGACCTAGAATGAGTAAGATGGCGAAGACGATGGAGTTGGAGGAGACGAGGGTAGCGAGGAGAGGTAAGAAGGAGGTGAAGCTTGACTTGACGGCGGAGATGAGTTTCACGGGCCTTCCGTAGAAGCCTTGGAAGATACTGTAGGTGATTGATCCGATGGATAAGAGGTTGAAGACGGTGACGAAGATTATGTAAGTGATCAGAAGGAGGAGGACGGTCTTGGGGTTTGGTGGTTGATGGATGCGGAGGAGAGAGAGGGTGGTGTGAGAAGGGGAGGATTGGTTGATGATGAGGAGGGAGATGGATGGGTAGACGGTTATGGAGAAggagatggggaggaggaagaGGACGGAGAGAGCGAGGAAGTGGCGGGAGTGGGCGTTGATTATCCGTTTTGATTCTGTTAAGACTACCCAGAGATTCACCGTTGGAGGGGGAGGAGATGGTGTCGCCATTGAAGCGCGTGGAAGACACGACGTTGGAGGTAACTAGTGAAACACTGGTAATGAGTAATGACCAAGACTACTTATGGGTAGTGCCGGGTCAAGTTGGAATCGGTCGGATCGGGTCAAACATCTTTTTCTCCAATCAAGGCTTTGACTTTTAGAATAAGGCATGAagtcattctttttttttcttttttgcttaaaaATTGAATGGTTAACGGACATAAGATGCGAACCCGAAGTCACTTTTTGTCTTTCTTTATATGTTAGCGCACACCATATCCGCTCCAAATGATGCACTCTAAATATCTAATGATATTTGGCCTAGCACTATATGTGTGTGTCTACCATGTAACGAAACTACGCCACTTGTAGATCCAATCAGTTCTTGCATTTCTTCTTCCCTGATGCCACCCAACAAATAGAAGCTGAGGTAACCAATGAGTTgttctttgtttattaatttaccTAATCACACCGATATCAAGCAGCTCTTCGTGGATGTAAGTAACAATGTCGAATACTTATCAGTTGCTCACTCAGCGTTATAATAATCATTGACTCATTGCCTTTCCCCTTACTGCAGATCTCATCAGTTTTGGGTTTTACATGGACCAAGTAATAATATTGGGCTTAGTTTCGTAAAGAACTTCTACTTCGTCCCAATACTCTTTCTTAAAGAGTTTAGATGCACTGAAGGACCCATATTGCTGATTTATCTTTTCTCATCATGCCTTCTTTAGCAATGAACATTCTAAAAACTCAATTTTGGCACCTCTAAAACACTACTGCTCTACATCATTTTTAGTTATTAACAATATGCAGAGTATGCTGAATTTGACTTACGTGGTGAAACAACCACACTAACATAAATCCCCTTTTTGTTGTTAATTAACTTTCTAGTCACCATTTTATAAATCAATCAGAATCGTTACGGCTACAATATGAACAACACTTATTGTAAGGTTGTGCCTTCTCTTCTCACCGCATATGAATGCAACTCGCTTATAGGTTAGCTGATTTCTAATCCAGAAATTACCAGTAACTTTCTCTTCTAAATCGATATTTGATAAAGAATGAATGAATAGAGTAATCTTGACAAAACCAATAGAAGAATGATTAAATATTGACAAAACCGGAAAAAGTGACTAGTTTTTCCAGTATATCATCGTAGAAAGTGGGAACAAATATGATTTTCGAAGTATCAAAAGAAagtaaagaaaacataatataatatttctaaagTAGTTAATTTGTCCCCCATCCCCATGTGATGTGACTGTTGTGAGTCGTTTTTGTGTAAAGTTAGAGATGGTCTAACTATTCATTAACTTTGGAATGAACTTTTTGGTTAGAATTAATTACTAGCTCggttattatataattattttgtatttaacaAAAACTTTGTTAGAGCACTATTATCCGGTGCATCTTAGATTTGTCCTAAGCCATTATTtggcaaaaaaataaatcaaaaatgtgCAATTAACCGAAGGACGTCCTTAGCTTAGAAGTTTTGTTTCTCGTCCTTAAGAGCACGTgtcagcctctctctctctctctctctctctctctctctctctctctctctctcttctctctctctctctctctctctctctctctctctctctctcttctctctctctctctctctctctctcttctctctctctctctctctctctctctctctctctctctctctctctctctctctctctctctctctctctctctcttctctctctctctctctctctctctctctctctctctctctctctctctctctctctctctctctctctctctctctctctctctctctctctctctctctctcctctctctctctctctctctctctctctctctctcttcttcaaatcttttcttcttcttcttcgttacCAAGCACCACCATC is a genomic window containing:
- the LOC108813411 gene encoding uncharacterized protein LOC108813411, encoding MATPSPPPPTVNLWVVLTESKRIINAHSRHFLALSVLFLLPISFSITVYPSISLLIINQSSPSHTTLSLLRIHQPPNPKTVLLLLITYIIFVTVFNLLSIGSITYSIFQGFYGRPVKLISAVKSSFTSFLPLLATLVSSNSIVFAILLILGLAAFSLTRVIIELIVPSLEVDYDYFQALSAVVILIFVAIVTKLYVNWILAWVVVVVESSYGLTPLKRSRCLVKGMESVSLSMIVVFSIAQSSMVWISTVVAASEIGNGGKLWTNVFFFVVQIVITSALLTGLMLYNLAGTTVMYMYCKAVQGELAWEIAEEFAREYVSLPFDDCKVPHVVSVAYNG